CGGTCTCGCCGGAGGAGCAGTCATACCAATCGGCCCAGGGCTCGTCCTCGTTCCAGAAGTTGCCTTCGAGATACCAGTCGCAGCCGAGGCCCTTGGTGGACATGCCGGTGCCGGTCAGGTCGTCGGTGTCGAGGCGCAGGTTCATGATGGCGCCGTCGACGGGCGTGTTGTAGTTCGTGGTGCTCATGGCCACGAAGAAGAACACGTAATCCGCGTTGTAGTCGAACTTGCCCCAGGACTTGCCGTCGTCACCGACGAACTTGAAGTCCTCGTAGTTGACCTGGTCCCAGTCCTCGAACGAATCGTCGTCGAGCTTGACCACGGACGGTTTCGCGACCAGGATCTTGCCGGACACGACCTGCTCCTCGCCTTCGTAGACGCCGGACATCTTGATCCAGTACGTGTCAGGGATCGGGAAAGTATAGGTGTAGGTGTCGCCGGCGCCCGTGGCGAGCGTCTCGGCGGAGCCGCCCTTGGCCTTGATGATCTCCCACTTCACGTCGGTGGTGTTCTCGACTACCGAGTTGAAGGTGAGGGTCAGGCCGTCGCTGGTATAGTCAAACGCGATACCCGGAACCGGCGCGAGGTCGAGGTCGCCCATCCTCACGCAGGAGGAAAGGAGGGCCGTAGCGGCTATGCAGAAGATTGCAAATATCTTTTTCATGATCTTAGCGTATTAATAACCAGGGTTTTGTTCGCAGTTCGGGTTGTTGTCGATCTCCTTCGAGGGGATCGGGAACACCAGACGGTTGTCATCGTGGCTGGTGAACACGCCGACGGCGTCCATGGCAGGCTTGCCAGCGGTGCTCTGACCGGCGGTGTAGTTGGTGTGGTAGCCCCAGAAGTCACGGACGATGTCCTTGTCGTTGCGCATCAGGTCGAAGAAGCGGTGCGCCTCGAACGCGAACTCGACGCGCTTCTCCTTGAGGACGAAGTCCACGAGGTCGCCGGTGACGCTGTCCTCGGTGTAGAGGTGGTCGGCCACATTGGCGGTCATGCGGTGCTTGCGGATCTCGTTGACATCCTTGACGGCGTTGGCCTTGTCACCCTTGTGGGCGTAAGCCTCGGCGCGGTTGAGATACATCTCGGAGACGCGCAGGAAAGGCGGCGAGAAGAGCGTCGGCTTGCCGTCCTGCCAGGAGAGCTTGGAGCACGGGATGAGGTCGAGGCCGTTCTTGGTGTTGACTTCGCAGACGAAGCCCCAGCGGACGTCGTCGGTCTCCAGGGAGGTACCGCGGCCCATGTCCTCGAGCAGCGGCTCGGAATAGCCTTCCTCGCCCCAGCAGCCGTCGGCCTTCATGATCATGGAAGCCACGGAGCCGGAACCCTTGTCGTCCTGCGGGAGCATCTTCAGGCACCAGATGGTCTCCTTGGAGGTCCAGGTGCTCTTGAAGTAATCCGCAAACTCGGCGGCGTCGGCGATCGCGTAGTTCTCGTCGTTGATCACCTTGGTGGCGTACTCGATGCTCTTGTCCCAGTTGCCCATATAGAGATAGACACGGGAGAGCAGGGCGCGCACGGCGCCGACGGAGGCGAAGCAGCGGCTCTGCGAGCGCTCCACGGACACGTCCATGAGCTTCTCGGCGTCGAGCAGGCAGTTCACGATATAGTCGTAGGTCTCCTTGAGGGAAGCGCGGCCCTTGGTCTCGGCGTCGGAACCGTTCTCTCGGATGATCAGGCCCGGCTCCTTGTCGGCAGTCGCCTCCTTGTAGGGCTTGGCGTAGAAGCGGACCAGGCTGTGCATCACATAGGCCTTCAGGAAGAGGGCCTCGCCGTGCAGGGACTTGGTCTCGTCGCTCGGGTTCGCATCATTGGCGATGACGTCGATGGCGTTGTTGGCCGAATAGATGATCTTGTAGGACTGGGACCAGAACGAAGCCACGTTGCTCAGGCCGGCGTGCCGCTCCTCGAACTTGAAGATCATATTGAGCTCATCGGTGGTGGCGTGGCCGTACACCACGTCGTCCGAAGAGAAGTCAGACATCTGGTAGAACTGACGGCCGTACCAGTTGTTGCTGTTGGAATTCTCCGGATGGTCCTTCATCACGGCGTAGCAACCGTTGAGGATGTCCACGATACCGGTCGGGGACTGGGTCATCTGCGGACCGGTCAGGGAGTTCTCCGGGGCGATATTGAGGTCACAGGAGACCATCAGGCCAGCGCCTGCGACCAGGATGAGGAAGCTTTTGAATATCTTTTTCATATCCGCGAAATCTTAGAAGGTGAAGTTGACCTGGAGGTTGTACTGACGCTTGTTGGGGTACCTGTTGTCCAGCGACTCGATCATGCCGGCGACGCCGGAATCGGCGGACATGGACACTTCAGGATCGGCGCCCCAGACGGTCGTTCCGGTGAAGACGTTGTCGCAGGAGAGTGCGATCGTGATGCCGGTGTTCTTGGTCAGGCTCTTGGGGAGCGTGTAGGAGAGCGTCACGTTGCGGAGCTTGAAGTAGTTGCCCTTCACGAGGTCGCCCGTGTGGTAGACGGAAGCGAGCGCATAGGCAGGCAGGCCGATGGTGGCCTGGTCGCCCGGCTGGCGCCAGATCTTGTCTTCGTTGGAAGGCATCAGGGAGTTGGACACGAACGTGGCGAGGCGGCTGGCGCGGCTGCGGCCGTAGAGGGTATTGCCCCACACGAAGCTGCCGTTGGCGCTGAGCTTGAAGTTCTTCCACGTCACCTGCGTGGAAATGCCGCCCTGCCAGGGAATGTTCGGCGTGCCGGCTTCCACGAAGCGGGCCGAAGCGTAGTCGAAGGTCAGCGAACCGTCCTCCGCCACAAACTGCTCGCGGCCGGTCTGCGGGTCGACGCCTGCATATTCGCGCAGGTACCAGGTGTACATCGGGACGCCGTCGCGGTAGATCTGCGAGAGGCTCCGGTAGTTGGACTGGGTGAGCTTCACGCCTTCACCGAAGTTGAAAAGCTTGTTGTAGTTGTAGGAGATGGAGAAATCCACGTCCCAACGCAGCTCGCTGGTCTTGACGGGGGTCACGCTGACCGCAGCCTCGAAACCGGTGTTGAGCACGGAGCCCAGGTTCTGCCACTGGTTGGTGAAACCGCCGGTCGGCGGGAGGTCGCGGTAGACGAGCAGGTCGTCCGTCACGTTGCGGTAGTAGTTGAGGTCGAGGGACACGCGGTCGGTGATGCCGAGTTCGACGCCCACGTTGAACTGGCTGGTCTCTTCCCACTTGAGGTCGCGGTTGGCCATCTGGACAGGCACGGCGGCGGAGTTGGAGTCATACTGCGTGCTGTACTCGAAGCGCTCGAGATATTTGGAAGCGCCGATGTCCTTCATACCCGTCTTGCCCCAGCTGGCCTTCAGCTTGAGGTTGGTGATGACGTCGGAGTGGAAGAAAGGCTCGTTGCTGATGGCCCAGGCGCCGGAGACGCTCGGGAAGATGGCTCCACGGTGGCCGGGGGCGAAGGTGGAGGACTCATCGTAACGCAGCGAGGCGGTCAGGAAGTAACGCTGGTCATAGTTGTAGTTGACCTGCGAGATGATGGACTGCATGCCGCTGCGGTCGCGGTTGCCGTGGGCGTCCTTGTTGGCGGAAGCCACGTCGAGCACGGAGAGGCCGAAAGGCAGGCCCTGGCCATAACCCGTCAGGTCGTTGCTCCAGGTCATCTGGGCCTCGTAACCGACCAGGCCGGCCACGCTGTGCTTGCCGAAAGCCTTGTCGGCCTTGAACATGTTGGTGCTGATGCCGCCGTAGCTGTAGCTCATCGCATCTTCGATCTCATCGCCCGCCTTCATGTACTCGACATCGGCGAAGCGGTGGTTGTGGCTGTGCCAGAATCCGACGGAAGCGCGGGACTGGGACACGAACGAGAGCCAGGGGGTAATCTTGGCGGTGACCACGAAGTCGAGGTCGGTGCCGAAGCCCTTGCTGTTGCGCACGTCCTTGCCGCTCTCGAAGCCGATCATCGGGTTCACGTCGTAGCGGCCGTAGAGCTTGCTCTCCTTGAAGGAACGGTAGTTGCCGTCAGGACCGTACGGGGAGTCGAACGGGATGTTCTCGCCCACATAGTAGACGAGGTTGTCGTCGGGCTGGTTGCCCATGTTGCCGCTGACGTCGAGGTTGGCGGTGAGGGTCAGCCACTTGGTGAGGTTGATCGTGTTGTTGGAACGGACGTTCACCTGCGTATAGTCGGTGTTGCGGATGGTACCGTCCTCCTTGTAGTAGGAGAAGGACAGATAGCCGGAATACCAGTCGTTCTTGCCCATCACGGAGAAGTGATAGTTCTGCAGCATGGCGTTCTGCATGATCAGGCTGCGCCAGTCCGTGTCGCTCTCCAGGATGGAAGCGGGAAGCGCGGTCTGGAAGGCGAGGTCGTCGACCAGATGCGTCTCGGGATCGCGGAAATACTCGCGGTAGTAGGTATAGAGCTGGCTCGTGTTCATCAGCTGCTGACGGGAGAAGTCAGGGGTGATGAGGCCGACATTGGCCTTGAAGTTGAACTGCAGCTTGTTGGTCTTCGCCTTCTTGGTGGTGACGACGATCACGCCGCCGTTGGCCTGTGCACCGTACATACCGGTGGCGCCGGCGTCCTTCAGGACGGTGACGGACTCCACGTCGTCCGGGTCATACGAACCGCCGATGATACCGTCGACCACGTAGAGGGGCTCCTGCGAAGCGTGCAGGGAGGAAGCGCCACGGATGCGGATGGAAGGCTCGGCGCCGGGACGGCCGCTGTCCTTCACCACGGTCACGCCGGCCACCTTGCCCTGGAGCATGTCGCCGATGTTGTTGCTGACCACGTCCTTGAGCTTGTCCGCGGACACGGTCGTCACGGCGCTGGTGATCTCGCCGCGGGTCTTGGAGGTGTAACCCATCACGACGATCTCGTCGATGAGCTGGGAGTCGACCTCAAGCGTCAGGTTGATCACGCTTTTGCCGGCGACGGGGATCTCGGTGGTCTTGAAACCGATCGAGGAGTAGACCAGGACGGCCTTTTCGTCGCGGACGCTGAGCGAATAGTTGCCGTCAGGATCCGTGATCGTACCGTTCGTCGTCCCTTTCTCAAAGACACTTGCGCCCACCATCGGCAGGCCGTCGTCTCCAGCTGTGACGACGCCCTTGACCACCACCTGGGCGGACATGGCGAGCGTCGAGAACATCAAAAGACAAAGAAGTAAAACTTTCTTCATGGATTTTTGAGTAATTGGTTATTATTTTGGAACAATATTAAAAGATTATCAGAGCTTTACCTCGCTCACCTCGATCAGCAGGCTGCCGTCGACCGGCGTCTCCAGCACGGTCTTGCCGGAAGCGGTCACGGTGCCGAGGTCACGATGGTTGTAGTAGTCCTCGACCCGGTAGGTCTTGCCCTCCTCGAGTCCGCGGAGCTCCACGGAGCTGACCGGGGCGGCCGTGGCGTAGAAGGCATAGTAGAGCTTGCCGTTCTGCTTCAGGACGTGGGTCTCGGGATAGTCGAAGCCGATGTCGTACAGGCCGGGCACGTACTCCCCTCTCGACAGCTGCTTGTCCTCGTAGATGGCGAGGGCGTTCTTCAGGAGCGCCTCCTTCTCGGGGGTCAGCAGGTAGGAATGCTTGACATAAGGGTTGTCGGCGGGCCAGGTGAACTTGGTGCCGATCACGGCGCCGATGCCCAGCTGGGTCGGATAGTCGTTCTCGTTGTCGGACAGCTCGATATGGTCGCCGTAGTACGCGAGCTGCGGGGCGAGCGCACGGAGCACGTAACCCTTGGTGCGGATCTGCCAGCTGCTCGTCGGGTCGGACGACACGGCCTTGTCGATGTACGGGAGATTGTAGACCGAGAAGCAGTCGCCGCAGGGGCAGTACTGGATCACGGAATGGGACTTGACGGCGCGGGCCGTATCGTGGATCAGCTTGTAGAAACCGGGCAGTTCGCGGAAATCCTTCTCCGGATCCTCCGGATGGTGCTTGGGATTGTAGTCCGGCGACACGCAGTTGAGGTGCTGGCCGTCGAGCTTGAGGCCGTCGAAGCCGTAGTCGGCGATGAATTTGTGGACCAGCGCGGACTGCTCGCGGCGGACGTCTTCGTCCAGCGGCGAGAGGAACCAGCTGTCCCACCATTCGATCTTGCGCGGCAGCCCGTCCTTGCCCAGGATGAGGGCGTCCGGGTATTTGCGGAGGAATTCCGTGCCGGGATCGGCGGCGAGCGGCGTCCACCAGAGCTCGGCCTTGAGACCGTGCTTGTGGAACTCGTCCACCATGTATTTCATGTCGGCGTCGCCGTTGGGGAAACGCTCAGGCGTGAGGTCCCAGTCGCCTTCTGCGATCTGGAAACCGTCGTCGAGCGTGGCCCACTTGAAGCCGAGCTCCTGCACCTTGGGCAGCGTGCCGACGATCTCGGAGATGGTGAACTTGCGCTCGTAACCCCATGCACACCAGGCCGTTTCGTAGGCCTCGGGCACGCTCACGGGCATCTTCACGCCCACCTTGTCCAGCAGCTGCGCATAGTTGCGGAGCGCGCCGAAACAGTCGCCGGAATAGACGCTGACGAAGCAGGTGTAGGTGTCCAGCGATGCGCCAGGCGCCAGGACGGCGGGCTCGTCGAATTCCTTGACGACGGAGATTTCGGCGTAGTCGTTGCCGGGCTTCTTGTCGACCGGCAGGCTGACGATCTGCGGCGTCGGCTCGAGGTGGCCGATGATCACGCCGGCATCGCGGCGCCACAGGCACACCACCGGGACGCCTCCGCCGTAGTCGACATGGTCGTCAGCGGGGTTCATCCCCATGAAGTTGCGCTGGTAGAAGGCGTCGTCAATCGGCTTGATCCAGTCCTCGCGGGCGCTCGTGGACTGCCCCTGGAAGGACCAGAAGCAGGGATCCGGGGCGCCGGCCTTGACCTGCAGGTCGCAGAGCGACCAGCCGTCCACGGCCACCGCCTCACCGGAGGCGTTGCGGTAGGACGCGCTCACGAGCATCGTCGAAGGGAACGCGTCGTAGAACGAGAGCCGGAGTTCGCGCGTCAGTGCGGGGCCGTCGACGGATTCGCCCTTGTAGACGAAGCAGATGCCGCGGCCGAACGCGTCGGCGACGCGCCTGCTCTCCGAGGAGACCGTCCGGAACGTGACCCGCTCCCCTGCCACCGAGACGGAGCCGAGGTCGGTCGCATCGCCGGTCAGCGGGGCGGCCGCCGCGGTGTCTTCGATGCGGAATGCACCGTCTCCGGTCGGGACGACCGACAGGTCGCCCGAGACCGGAGCCTTTGCACATGCCGCCAGGAGCATACACGCTATGGCGATATAAGGTTTCATATATCCTTTAGAGTTTGATGGTCTGGTTGAAATGCTTCAGGGCCGCAGCCTCGATCGCCTGCTTCGAAGAGAAGGCGCCGGTGCCGCCCGCGGCCGTCGTATTGATCGCGCCGGTCAGGTTGCCGAAATACTGGCAGTATTCCAGCTCCTTGCCCTGCACGAAGGCCGTGATGAAGCCCGCGTTGAAGCTGTCGCCCGCGCCGATGGCGTCGACGACGTTGCGGTTGAGCATGGCCGGGAGGAACTTCTCGCCGTCTTTCGTGACCAGCATGGAGCCTTTGGAGCCCATCTTGACCACGAGGACGTTGATATACGGACGGACCGCCGCAACCGCCTCCTCGACGGAGGACTTGCCGGTCAGGGCCATCAGTTCCTGCTCGTTGGGCATAAAGATGTCCACGAGCGGCAGGATCTTCTTATAATCGAAATCCCATTTCTCCGCCGGGTCGAACTGCATGTCCATCGACAGGGTCGCGCCCTGCTCCTTCACGAGCTTGACGATCTCCAGGATGTCGCGGTGGAGGGCCTCCTGCATGAAGATCGAGGAGATGTGCACGTGCTTCGCCTCCGCGAGGGCCTCCGGGCGGATGTCCTTCACGCCCATGATGCTCATCGCGCCCGGATAGGTCACGTTGGCACGGTCCTCGTCGTAGTTGAGGATGGCGGTCAGGCCCGTCGCGGCGGACGACACCTCGATCAGGTTCGAGGTGTCCACGCCACGCTCCTTCAGCGAGGTTTTGACAAAGGCGCCGAAATCGTCCTTCCCGACCATGCCGAGGAACGAAACCCGGGCACCGAGAGACGCCGCGTTGGCGGCGAAGATGGCGGTGGAACTGCCAAGGGTGAGGGTCATCTCCTTGGCGAAGATTTCCTTGCCCACTTCGGGGAAGCCGCAGATCCTGTTGAGCAGGAGATCTACGTTGAGCTCTCCCAGCGCGATGATGTCAAACTTCTTCATTTACAGCAAATCGTTAAGGTTTACCAGATTGAATGCTACATAATATTTGTCGATCGCCCTTTCGATCGTGGAGAGGACGATACCCTCAGCATCGATACCGTTGAGGCTGAGGTTGTTGTACAGGGTCTGGCGGGCAGCCACTGCCTCCGGCTTCTGCCAGATGTAGCGCGCGCCCGTCTGGATCAGCCAGCGCTGGCGGTCCGGCGTGATGGAAGCGAAGTCGTCCGGCGACTCGTTGCCGTGGACCCACTTCTTCCAGCGTCCGGAAGCGATGACCAGCTCCTTCAGGATGGCGGTCATGTTGGAATGCATCGCCACCCGGCCTGCTTCGTACAGCTCGTTCTCGACCTGCTCGAGCTCCTCGAGCGCGTTGAACTCGCTCACGGTGAACTCGGGGCCGACATTGGCCGCACCCATCCGGCAGAGCGGATAATCCTGCGGATTCTCCACATCGTCGGTGTAGTGGCCCTTGATGAAACTGCCGTATTCGGCGACGATGGAGGTCAGGTCCTTCGCCACGGCCGGATCGAAGAAGGTCGTGTGCAGGTCCGTACCCACCTTGCCTACCACGAAGCACGGCCAGGCGTCGGCGCAGCCGTTCTTCTCGAGGCCTTCCTTCAGCAGGACGAGGAACTTGCGGAAGACCGTCTCGTCGGCCAGGCCGCCGTGGACTTCCTCGGTACCCACTTCGTAGGCGATGGGCGCGAGGCCCTTCGCCTTTCGGAAGTTCTCGATGTGCGTGATGAGTTCGATCGTCCTCTCCGCCACAACCTCAATCTTGATCGTCTCGCCCTTCGGAAGGAAGCGGTCGACGGTCGGATCGACGTGGATCAGTTCATAGCCGGCGAGCAGGGCTGCCTCGTAGGACTTCTTGACGCCGTCCATGGCCTTCTCGTAAGGCCACATCTCCAGCGTCTGGATGTCTTTGAGCCAGGGGCCGCCGTGGTCGATCGCTGCAATATACGGGCCAGTGTAGTTGTTGCGCCTGGCCTCGACCTTCATCACGCGGACGAAGTCTTTCTGGGTCATGCCCGTGTAGCCACCGTCGTTGTCCACCTGATTGAGGGTGGCGGCGAACATGATGGGCGCGTTGTTGCGCTTGGCGGCGCGGAACGCGGCCTTGATGACGGCCGGGGAGTTCGGACACACGGCGAGAAGCGTCATCGGCTTGTGTCCTTCGGCCGTCAGCGTCTGGACCCTGTCCAGAAGTTGTCTCAGTTTCGGTTTCATGATACCCTTTTTTTTAATACTTATATATTTTTACTCCACTAACTACTCTTGAAATGGCGCCGCGCACGGACGGATTGTCCGGAGACAGACCGTGGGCGAGCGAGAAGAAATATCCCGCGAGCTGGCCCACCAGCACGAACGGGGCGCAGACATATTCGTTGTCCTTGAGCGCCTCCGGCTGGGGAGCGTTGATCTCGAAATCGAGGATGTCCTTCACGCCGGACGGGGTGACGGACAGGACGACCTGGGCGGCCGGATGGTTGTCGTGCTCCACCTGGTCGATCAGGTCGAGCTCGTAGCGGCGCGTATACGGGTCCTCGGAGAGGAGGTAGACCACGAGGGTCTCTTCGTTGATCACGGCCTTGGGTCCGTGGCGCAGGCCCATGAAGGAGTCGAACGCGCACACGATGCCGCCGTCCGTCAGCTCCTGGAGCTTGAGGTGGCTCTCGCAGGCGATGCCCTTGAGCGGACCGGAACCGAGGAACACGGCGCGCTTGATCTTCTTCTCCGCGAGTTTCGCAATCTTGTCGGCGGCCTCGCCGGCAATGATGCTCTCGGCGAAGTCGGCGGCGGCCTGCAGCTTGGCGCGCTCGGCCGCCAGCGTCTTCACGTTCTTGCAGAGAAGGCTGGTCACGAGCATCGAAGTGAAGCTGCTGGTCATCGCGAGGCTGCGGTCGTTGGTCCCGTCAGGGAGGACGATGACCAGGTCCTTGCCCGGCTCGACCCGCTTGGCGAGTTCGCCGTCCGGGTTGCAGGTGATGATCAGGTGATGGGATCCGGGGCAGCACTTGTTGGCCACCTCATAGGCGGCGACGCTCTCGGGGCTGTTGCCGGAGCGGCCAAAGGAAATGAAAAGCTTCGGGGAAGGGCTGAGGAAATAGGAAGGAGCGGACACGATGTCCGTCGTGGCCACGGCCTTGGCGTGGACGAAACCGGCCTTCATGTACTCGCATACGGCCGTGTCCGCGATATAAGCGGAAGAGCCCGCGCCCGTAAGGATGATTTCCGTGTCCTTGTTGATCGAATTGGCAGACAGGAACTCCTCGATGTCCTGCTTGCGGTCCATAACAATGTCGTAAGTGTCCATCCACATCTTCGGCTGATGGGCTATCTCACGGATTGTGTGACAATTAAGGTTCAGCATATCGTATTTTAGATAGTATTATCGGAGTCAAAATCTGTTACAAAACTAAAGAATGATTCTTAATTTTCAAAACTTTTTAGCAAAAAACGTATAAATTTTCGAAAACTTTCGCCGTTAATTTCGATTATTTCGTTTTATTATTGCATTTTACAAAAATAAAGCGTACCTTTACTTTCGAAACAATACAAACGCTTACCGCAAAAAGAGCCATGAAAAGAAAATTCTCCGCCGAAGAGCGCAGGAGCCTCCTGCTCAACCAGCTGAAGGCCGACGGCAAGATCTACGTCACAGACCTGATGAAGCAGTTCGACGTATCGGAAGTATCCATCCGCAAGGACCTCGCCATCCTCGAGGAGAAGAAGTTGCTGCTCCGCGTCAAGGGCGGCGCCGTGGACATGCACCAGTCCGGTGACTACGACGACATGACGATCAGCCAGAAGCAGCACCTGCACTCCCGCGAGAAGCAGCTGCTCGGCAAGTTCGCCGCCGGGATGATCTCCAACGGTGAGACCATCATCCTCGATTCCGGCACCACCACGATGGAGATCGCCAAGAACCTCGAGGGTTTCAACGACTTGACAGTCATCACGAACGCCCTCGACATCGCCATCACGCTCAACCACTACGACCGCTTCAGCGTCATCGCCCTGGGCGGCAAGATGCGCTCGGTCTCCTACTCCACCGTGGGCATGCTCGCCGAGTCGGCGCTCAAGAATTTCTATTGCGACAAGCTCTTCCTCGGCGTGGACTCGGTCAGCATCAAGGACGGCATCTCCACACCCAACCTCGAGGAGGCCAGCCTCAACCAGGCGATGATCAATTCCGCCAAGGAGGTGATCGCCATCTTCGACTCCAGCAAGCTCGGCCGCCGGAGTTTCGTCCACATCGCATCGCTCGACAAGATCGACACGATCGTCACGGACTCGGGCATCTCCCCCGATTTCAAGGACTACGTGGAGGCTTCCGGCATCAAGCTCCATATTGTAGAGGTATAAACTTTCGCGATGTAATTTTTTGCAAATATTCTTTCTTTTCTTAACTTTGTAGGCGACACTGAAGTTAATTAACGAAAGAATATGGCAAAGAAACACAACTGGCTTGTCTACGCCCTGATCACCATGGTGACATGGGGCATCTGGGGCGCCTTCTCTTCCACACCCGATTATCCTTCGACCCTGACCTACGTCGTCTGGGCGGTCAGCATGGTTCCCTGCGCCCTCGTCGCGCTGGCCAATATCAAGTTCAAGCTGGACATGCGTCCGAAGTCCGTCATCCTGAGCATGGGCGT
This Bacteroidales bacterium WCE2004 DNA region includes the following protein-coding sequences:
- a CDS encoding Sugar or nucleoside kinase, ribokinase family, translated to MKKFDIIALGELNVDLLLNRICGFPEVGKEIFAKEMTLTLGSSTAIFAANAASLGARVSFLGMVGKDDFGAFVKTSLKERGVDTSNLIEVSSAATGLTAILNYDEDRANVTYPGAMSIMGVKDIRPEALAEAKHVHISSIFMQEALHRDILEIVKLVKEQGATLSMDMQFDPAEKWDFDYKKILPLVDIFMPNEQELMALTGKSSVEEAVAAVRPYINVLVVKMGSKGSMLVTKDGEKFLPAMLNRNVVDAIGAGDSFNAGFITAFVQGKELEYCQYFGNLTGAINTTAAGGTGAFSSKQAIEAAALKHFNQTIKL
- a CDS encoding transcriptional regulator, DeoR family gives rise to the protein MKRKFSAEERRSLLLNQLKADGKIYVTDLMKQFDVSEVSIRKDLAILEEKKLLLRVKGGAVDMHQSGDYDDMTISQKQHLHSREKQLLGKFAAGMISNGETIILDSGTTTMEIAKNLEGFNDLTVITNALDIAITLNHYDRFSVIALGGKMRSVSYSTVGMLAESALKNFYCDKLFLGVDSVSIKDGISTPNLEEASLNQAMINSAKEVIAIFDSSKLGRRSFVHIASLDKIDTIVTDSGISPDFKDYVEASGIKLHIVEV
- a CDS encoding galactosamine 6-phosphate isomerase AgaS → MLNLNCHTIREIAHQPKMWMDTYDIVMDRKQDIEEFLSANSINKDTEIILTGAGSSAYIADTAVCEYMKAGFVHAKAVATTDIVSAPSYFLSPSPKLFISFGRSGNSPESVAAYEVANKCCPGSHHLIITCNPDGELAKRVEPGKDLVIVLPDGTNDRSLAMTSSFTSMLVTSLLCKNVKTLAAERAKLQAAADFAESIIAGEAADKIAKLAEKKIKRAVFLGSGPLKGIACESHLKLQELTDGGIVCAFDSFMGLRHGPKAVINEETLVVYLLSEDPYTRRYELDLIDQVEHDNHPAAQVVLSVTPSGVKDILDFEINAPQPEALKDNEYVCAPFVLVGQLAGYFFSLAHGLSPDNPSVRGAISRVVSGVKIYKY
- a CDS encoding Tagatose-1,6-bisphosphate aldolase non-catalytic subunit AgaZ/GatZ → MKPKLRQLLDRVQTLTAEGHKPMTLLAVCPNSPAVIKAAFRAAKRNNAPIMFAATLNQVDNDGGYTGMTQKDFVRVMKVEARRNNYTGPYIAAIDHGGPWLKDIQTLEMWPYEKAMDGVKKSYEAALLAGYELIHVDPTVDRFLPKGETIKIEVVAERTIELITHIENFRKAKGLAPIAYEVGTEEVHGGLADETVFRKFLVLLKEGLEKNGCADAWPCFVVGKVGTDLHTTFFDPAVAKDLTSIVAEYGSFIKGHYTDDVENPQDYPLCRMGAANVGPEFTVSEFNALEELEQVENELYEAGRVAMHSNMTAILKELVIASGRWKKWVHGNESPDDFASITPDRQRWLIQTGARYIWQKPEAVAARQTLYNNLSLNGIDAEGIVLSTIERAIDKYYVAFNLVNLNDLL
- a CDS encoding TonB-linked outer membrane protein, SusC/RagA family (manually curated), which gives rise to MKKVLLLCLLMFSTLAMSAQVVVKGVVTAGDDGLPMVGASVFEKGTTNGTITDPDGNYSLSVRDEKAVLVYSSIGFKTTEIPVAGKSVINLTLEVDSQLIDEIVVMGYTSKTRGEITSAVTTVSADKLKDVVSNNIGDMLQGKVAGVTVVKDSGRPGAEPSIRIRGASSLHASQEPLYVVDGIIGGSYDPDDVESVTVLKDAGATGMYGAQANGGVIVVTTKKAKTNKLQFNFKANVGLITPDFSRQQLMNTSQLYTYYREYFRDPETHLVDDLAFQTALPASILESDTDWRSLIMQNAMLQNYHFSVMGKNDWYSGYLSFSYYKEDGTIRNTDYTQVNVRSNNTINLTKWLTLTANLDVSGNMGNQPDDNLVYYVGENIPFDSPYGPDGNYRSFKESKLYGRYDVNPMIGFESGKDVRNSKGFGTDLDFVVTAKITPWLSFVSQSRASVGFWHSHNHRFADVEYMKAGDEIEDAMSYSYGGISTNMFKADKAFGKHSVAGLVGYEAQMTWSNDLTGYGQGLPFGLSVLDVASANKDAHGNRDRSGMQSIISQVNYNYDQRYFLTASLRYDESSTFAPGHRGAIFPSVSGAWAISNEPFFHSDVITNLKLKASWGKTGMKDIGASKYLERFEYSTQYDSNSAAVPVQMANRDLKWEETSQFNVGVELGITDRVSLDLNYYRNVTDDLLVYRDLPPTGGFTNQWQNLGSVLNTGFEAAVSVTPVKTSELRWDVDFSISYNYNKLFNFGEGVKLTQSNYRSLSQIYRDGVPMYTWYLREYAGVDPQTGREQFVAEDGSLTFDYASARFVEAGTPNIPWQGGISTQVTWKNFKLSANGSFVWGNTLYGRSRASRLATFVSNSLMPSNEDKIWRQPGDQATIGLPAYALASVYHTGDLVKGNYFKLRNVTLSYTLPKSLTKNTGITIALSCDNVFTGTTVWGADPEVSMSADSGVAGMIESLDNRYPNKRQYNLQVNFTF
- a CDS encoding RagB/SusD domain-containing protein; this translates as MKKIFKSFLILVAGAGLMVSCDLNIAPENSLTGPQMTQSPTGIVDILNGCYAVMKDHPENSNSNNWYGRQFYQMSDFSSDDVVYGHATTDELNMIFKFEERHAGLSNVASFWSQSYKIIYSANNAIDVIANDANPSDETKSLHGEALFLKAYVMHSLVRFYAKPYKEATADKEPGLIIRENGSDAETKGRASLKETYDYIVNCLLDAEKLMDVSVERSQSRCFASVGAVRALLSRVYLYMGNWDKSIEYATKVINDENYAIADAAEFADYFKSTWTSKETIWCLKMLPQDDKGSGSVASMIMKADGCWGEEGYSEPLLEDMGRGTSLETDDVRWGFVCEVNTKNGLDLIPCSKLSWQDGKPTLFSPPFLRVSEMYLNRAEAYAHKGDKANAVKDVNEIRKHRMTANVADHLYTEDSVTGDLVDFVLKEKRVEFAFEAHRFFDLMRNDKDIVRDFWGYHTNYTAGQSTAGKPAMDAVGVFTSHDDNRLVFPIPSKEIDNNPNCEQNPGY
- a CDS encoding alpha-galactosidase, whose product is MLLAACAKAPVSGDLSVVPTGDGAFRIEDTAAAAPLTGDATDLGSVSVAGERVTFRTVSSESRRVADAFGRGICFVYKGESVDGPALTRELRLSFYDAFPSTMLVSASYRNASGEAVAVDGWSLCDLQVKAGAPDPCFWSFQGQSTSAREDWIKPIDDAFYQRNFMGMNPADDHVDYGGGVPVVCLWRRDAGVIIGHLEPTPQIVSLPVDKKPGNDYAEISVVKEFDEPAVLAPGASLDTYTCFVSVYSGDCFGALRNYAQLLDKVGVKMPVSVPEAYETAWCAWGYERKFTISEIVGTLPKVQELGFKWATLDDGFQIAEGDWDLTPERFPNGDADMKYMVDEFHKHGLKAELWWTPLAADPGTEFLRKYPDALILGKDGLPRKIEWWDSWFLSPLDEDVRREQSALVHKFIADYGFDGLKLDGQHLNCVSPDYNPKHHPEDPEKDFRELPGFYKLIHDTARAVKSHSVIQYCPCGDCFSVYNLPYIDKAVSSDPTSSWQIRTKGYVLRALAPQLAYYGDHIELSDNENDYPTQLGIGAVIGTKFTWPADNPYVKHSYLLTPEKEALLKNALAIYEDKQLSRGEYVPGLYDIGFDYPETHVLKQNGKLYYAFYATAAPVSSVELRGLEEGKTYRVEDYYNHRDLGTVTASGKTVLETPVDGSLLIEVSEVKL